The Neodiprion fabricii isolate iyNeoFabr1 chromosome 4, iyNeoFabr1.1, whole genome shotgun sequence genome window below encodes:
- the LOC124180467 gene encoding set1/Ash2 histone methyltransferase complex subunit ASH2 isoform X2, whose product MTTFEQKIEGVTKKLETGVGSSLDNKSKVKTEEKPKSTATKADDSIDKLGNKGNSTDNGNCYCGKERNLNIVELLCASCSRWYHESCIGYQLGKLVPFMMNYVFMCKNCSPTGLESFKKNQAPFPQMCATAIANLLQMSIKDREHRVVFHKDKDIIPFIECHWESMTTMPRRVTQSWHATIQRALLKDVGSLFTVDENNTDGQMFGLLVPDLMLIKPNYEAMIKGGHLKVTEMGIQHVVPLSGGLRGRNAKRKLPGEGAGTGPGKKGRGSDMTTPKLPAHGYPLEHPFNKDGYRYILAEPDPHAPFRQEFDESSDWAGKPIPGWLYRALSPSTVLFALHDRAPQLRVSEDRLAVTGEKGYCMVRATHCVSRGTWYWEATIEEMPDGSATRIGWGQEYANLQAPLGYDKFGYSWRSRKGTRFHESRGKHYSPAYGEGDTLGFLITLPDSPHVTHIPNTYKDRPLVKFKSHLYYEEKDQVPEALKALKSLPGSKIVFYKNGVSQGEAFFDINAGAYFPTVSIYKSATVSVNFGPNFKNSPTDVSFKGMNDKAEEAIAEQSMADMLYLAENEGKLRLDTFSM is encoded by the exons ATGACCACGTTCGagcaaaaaattgaagg TGTTACCAAGAAGTTGGAAACCGGGGTCGGCAGTTCGTTGGATAATAAATCAAAAGTGAAAACCGAAGAAAAGCCAAAGTCAACTGCAACGAAGGCTGATGACTCGATCGATAAATTGGGCAACAAGGGGAACAGCACAGACAATGGAAATTGCTACTG TGGTAAGGAGCGCAATCTCAACATCGTCGAACTACTCTGCGCTAGCTGCTCGAGATGGTATCACGAATCCTGCATCGGCTATCAGCTGGGAAAGCTTGTTCCGTTCATGATGAACTACGTCTTCATGTGCAAGAATTGTTCTCCAACAGGGTTGGAAAGTTTCAAAAAGAATCAAGCTC CATTTCCCCAAATGTGCGCCACTGCCATCGCCAATCTCTTGCAAATGAGCATAAAGGACAGAGAGCACAGGGTCGTATTTCACAAGGACAAGGACATCATCCCTTTCATAGAGTGCCACTGGGAAAGCATGACCACGATGCCTCGGAGAGTGACACAGTCCTGGCACGCCACC ATTCAGCGAGCTTTACTGAAGGATGTTGGGAGCCTCTTTACCGTCGACGAAAATAACACCGACGGCCAGATGTTTGGACTACTGGTTCCAGATCTAATGCTAATAAAGCCAAATTACGAAGCAATGATCAAAGGCGGCCACCTCAAAGTGACAGAAATGGGAATACAGCATGTTG TGCCATTGAGCGGAGGATTGCGAGGCCGCAATGCGAAACGTAAATTACCTGGAGAAGGGGCAGGTACTGGGCCAGGAAAAAAGGGGCGGGGATCAGACATGACAACCCCAAAATTACCCGCGCACGGTTACCCCCTTGAACACCCTTTCAACAAAGATGGGTACAGATATATTTTAGCAGAACCAGATCCCCATGCACCATTTAGACAG GAATTCGACGAAAGCAGCGACTGGGCAGGAAAACCAATTCCTGGGTGGCTATACCGAGCCCTGAGTCCAAGTACTGTTCTGTTTGCACTACACGATAGAGCACCGCAGCTCAGAGTTTCCGAAGATCGTCTTGCCGTGACTGGAGAGAAGGGATATTGCATGGTCCGTGCAACGCATT GTGTCAGTAGAGGCACATGGTACTGGGAAGCTACTATCGAAGAAATGCCGGATGGATCTGCAACGAGGATTGGATGGGGACAAGAATATGCTAATCTTCAAGCACCGCTAGGTTATGATAAATTTGGATACTCCTGGAGATCTAG GAAAGGGACGAGATTCCATGAAAGCAGAGGCAAACACTATAGTCCGGCTTATGGCGAAGGTGACACACTAGGATTCCTAATCACTTTACCCGATTCACCACACGTGACGCACATTCCAAACACTTACAAGGACCGG CCTCTGGTTAAATTCAAAAGCCACTTGTACTACGAGGAGAAAGATCAGGTACCCGAAGCTCTGAAGGCCTTGAAATCTTTGCCAGGTAGTAAGATAGTGTTCTACAAAAACGGAGTATCACAGGGCGAAGCTTTCTTCGATATTAACGCCGGAGCCTACTTTCCTACGGTGTCAATATACAAAAGTGCTACCGTGTCCGTTAACTTTGGGCCAAACTTCAAAAACTCACCTACCGACGTGTCGTTTAAAGGG ATGAACGACAAGGCGGAGGAAGCCATCGCCGAACAATCAATGGCAGACATGCTTTACCTCGCCGAAAACGAGGGGAAGTTACGACTGGACACATTCTCAATGTGA
- the LOC124180467 gene encoding set1/Ash2 histone methyltransferase complex subunit ASH2 isoform X1 — protein sequence MKPLYRILLVSKRIWDHSIRRMKKKRNRSKNCVTKKLETGVGSSLDNKSKVKTEEKPKSTATKADDSIDKLGNKGNSTDNGNCYCGKERNLNIVELLCASCSRWYHESCIGYQLGKLVPFMMNYVFMCKNCSPTGLESFKKNQAPFPQMCATAIANLLQMSIKDREHRVVFHKDKDIIPFIECHWESMTTMPRRVTQSWHATIQRALLKDVGSLFTVDENNTDGQMFGLLVPDLMLIKPNYEAMIKGGHLKVTEMGIQHVVPLSGGLRGRNAKRKLPGEGAGTGPGKKGRGSDMTTPKLPAHGYPLEHPFNKDGYRYILAEPDPHAPFRQEFDESSDWAGKPIPGWLYRALSPSTVLFALHDRAPQLRVSEDRLAVTGEKGYCMVRATHCVSRGTWYWEATIEEMPDGSATRIGWGQEYANLQAPLGYDKFGYSWRSRKGTRFHESRGKHYSPAYGEGDTLGFLITLPDSPHVTHIPNTYKDRPLVKFKSHLYYEEKDQVPEALKALKSLPGSKIVFYKNGVSQGEAFFDINAGAYFPTVSIYKSATVSVNFGPNFKNSPTDVSFKGMNDKAEEAIAEQSMADMLYLAENEGKLRLDTFSM from the exons ATGAAACCACTGTATCGTATATTACTAGTTTCCAAACGAATTTGGGACCACTCGATTCGaaggatgaagaaaaaaagaaatcgttcTAAGAACTG TGTTACCAAGAAGTTGGAAACCGGGGTCGGCAGTTCGTTGGATAATAAATCAAAAGTGAAAACCGAAGAAAAGCCAAAGTCAACTGCAACGAAGGCTGATGACTCGATCGATAAATTGGGCAACAAGGGGAACAGCACAGACAATGGAAATTGCTACTG TGGTAAGGAGCGCAATCTCAACATCGTCGAACTACTCTGCGCTAGCTGCTCGAGATGGTATCACGAATCCTGCATCGGCTATCAGCTGGGAAAGCTTGTTCCGTTCATGATGAACTACGTCTTCATGTGCAAGAATTGTTCTCCAACAGGGTTGGAAAGTTTCAAAAAGAATCAAGCTC CATTTCCCCAAATGTGCGCCACTGCCATCGCCAATCTCTTGCAAATGAGCATAAAGGACAGAGAGCACAGGGTCGTATTTCACAAGGACAAGGACATCATCCCTTTCATAGAGTGCCACTGGGAAAGCATGACCACGATGCCTCGGAGAGTGACACAGTCCTGGCACGCCACC ATTCAGCGAGCTTTACTGAAGGATGTTGGGAGCCTCTTTACCGTCGACGAAAATAACACCGACGGCCAGATGTTTGGACTACTGGTTCCAGATCTAATGCTAATAAAGCCAAATTACGAAGCAATGATCAAAGGCGGCCACCTCAAAGTGACAGAAATGGGAATACAGCATGTTG TGCCATTGAGCGGAGGATTGCGAGGCCGCAATGCGAAACGTAAATTACCTGGAGAAGGGGCAGGTACTGGGCCAGGAAAAAAGGGGCGGGGATCAGACATGACAACCCCAAAATTACCCGCGCACGGTTACCCCCTTGAACACCCTTTCAACAAAGATGGGTACAGATATATTTTAGCAGAACCAGATCCCCATGCACCATTTAGACAG GAATTCGACGAAAGCAGCGACTGGGCAGGAAAACCAATTCCTGGGTGGCTATACCGAGCCCTGAGTCCAAGTACTGTTCTGTTTGCACTACACGATAGAGCACCGCAGCTCAGAGTTTCCGAAGATCGTCTTGCCGTGACTGGAGAGAAGGGATATTGCATGGTCCGTGCAACGCATT GTGTCAGTAGAGGCACATGGTACTGGGAAGCTACTATCGAAGAAATGCCGGATGGATCTGCAACGAGGATTGGATGGGGACAAGAATATGCTAATCTTCAAGCACCGCTAGGTTATGATAAATTTGGATACTCCTGGAGATCTAG GAAAGGGACGAGATTCCATGAAAGCAGAGGCAAACACTATAGTCCGGCTTATGGCGAAGGTGACACACTAGGATTCCTAATCACTTTACCCGATTCACCACACGTGACGCACATTCCAAACACTTACAAGGACCGG CCTCTGGTTAAATTCAAAAGCCACTTGTACTACGAGGAGAAAGATCAGGTACCCGAAGCTCTGAAGGCCTTGAAATCTTTGCCAGGTAGTAAGATAGTGTTCTACAAAAACGGAGTATCACAGGGCGAAGCTTTCTTCGATATTAACGCCGGAGCCTACTTTCCTACGGTGTCAATATACAAAAGTGCTACCGTGTCCGTTAACTTTGGGCCAAACTTCAAAAACTCACCTACCGACGTGTCGTTTAAAGGG ATGAACGACAAGGCGGAGGAAGCCATCGCCGAACAATCAATGGCAGACATGCTTTACCTCGCCGAAAACGAGGGGAAGTTACGACTGGACACATTCTCAATGTGA
- the LOC124180470 gene encoding DNA-binding transcriptional regulator BolA isoform X2: MFKQLMIFSIEKESYLRACGHLRKKMNSLVGQANGDNNKPVESSIRLKLEEGLEPNFIQVVNESYMHNVPKGSETHFKVVVVSEKFAGQPLIKAKTPEQWQESSKLVEPSPACRGGFGK, translated from the exons ATGTTCAAGCaattgatgatattttcgaTCGAGAAAGAGA gttattTACGCGCCTGCGGACatctgaggaaaaaaatgaacagtCTAGTCGGTCAAGCAAACGGCGATAATAACAAACCTGTGGAATCGTCGATAAGGTTGAAACTCGAGGAAGGATTAGAAccgaattttattcaagtagtAAATGAATCTTATATGCACAACGTACCCAAGGGATCCGAGACGCATTTCAAAGTCGTTGTTGTATCCGAAAAGTTCGCAGGCCAGCCTCTGATCAAG GCGAAGACTCCGGAACAATGGCAAGAGAGCTCGAAATTAGTCGAGCCAAGTCCTGCCTGTCGCGGGGGCTTTGGGAAATAA
- the LOC124180470 gene encoding DNA-binding transcriptional regulator BolA isoform X1, which yields MFKQLMIFSIEKESYLRACGHLRKKMNSLVGQANGDNNKPVESSIRLKLEEGLEPNFIQVVNESYMHNVPKGSETHFKVVVVSEKFAGQPLIKRHRMVNELLRNELQTSVHALSIVAKTPEQWQESSKLVEPSPACRGGFGK from the exons ATGTTCAAGCaattgatgatattttcgaTCGAGAAAGAGA gttattTACGCGCCTGCGGACatctgaggaaaaaaatgaacagtCTAGTCGGTCAAGCAAACGGCGATAATAACAAACCTGTGGAATCGTCGATAAGGTTGAAACTCGAGGAAGGATTAGAAccgaattttattcaagtagtAAATGAATCTTATATGCACAACGTACCCAAGGGATCCGAGACGCATTTCAAAGTCGTTGTTGTATCCGAAAAGTTCGCAGGCCAGCCTCTGATCAAG CGGCACCGAATGGTCAACGAATTGCTTCGGAACGAACTTCAGACTTCCGTTCACGCATTGTCCATCGTG GCGAAGACTCCGGAACAATGGCAAGAGAGCTCGAAATTAGTCGAGCCAAGTCCTGCCTGTCGCGGGGGCTTTGGGAAATAA